In Geotalea uraniireducens, one genomic interval encodes:
- a CDS encoding peptidylprolyl isomerase, whose amino-acid sequence MMKRMLVALLLGGLFSALLLAGNADAAGKRHNPMVLMETSLGAIKIELDAQKAPVSVQNFLDYAKSGYYDGTIFHRVIPGFMVQGGGFTADRKMKETKAPIKNEAGNGLKNDRGTIAMARTASPDSATAQFFINVVDNNALNRPSPDGYGYAVFGRVVEGMDVVDKIATTPTRALNMLFQNLPITPVVITSVKIVK is encoded by the coding sequence ATGATGAAGAGAATGCTGGTGGCCCTGCTGTTGGGTGGCCTGTTCAGCGCCCTGCTTTTGGCCGGCAATGCCGATGCGGCGGGGAAGCGGCACAACCCGATGGTCCTCATGGAGACGTCCCTCGGTGCGATCAAGATCGAGCTCGATGCCCAGAAGGCGCCGGTGTCGGTGCAGAACTTCCTCGACTACGCGAAGAGCGGCTATTACGACGGAACCATCTTCCACCGGGTAATTCCCGGTTTCATGGTCCAGGGGGGCGGCTTTACCGCTGACCGGAAAATGAAGGAAACGAAAGCGCCGATCAAAAACGAGGCCGGCAATGGGCTGAAGAACGACCGGGGGACCATTGCCATGGCCCGGACCGCCAGCCCCGACAGCGCCACCGCTCAGTTCTTCATCAACGTGGTGGATAATAATGCCCTCAACCGCCCCAGCCCGGACGGGTACGGCTATGCGGTCTTCGGCCGGGTGGTCGAGGGGATGGACGTGGTCGACAAGATTGCCACCACCCCCACCCGGGCGCTCAACATGCTTTTCCAGAACCTGCCGATCACTCCGGTAGTCATCACCTCGGTAAAAATCGTCAAATAA